A single region of the Marinobacter nanhaiticus D15-8W genome encodes:
- the pedF gene encoding cytochrome c-550 PedF, producing the protein MASRSSLKAFIAAGLLAGSTFVLGHGDVTPQPVDTGKLPDLGTEPLVENPFREGNEYGNLNAEAVEVGKAGYAGNCAVCHGIEAMSGGLTPDLRELSEWDDEYFIGRVLNGTERGMPSFKQNLDQNAIWAIKTYVESVPKPE; encoded by the coding sequence ATGGCATCTCGATCTTCACTGAAGGCATTCATCGCCGCGGGTCTGCTGGCCGGCTCCACGTTCGTCCTGGGCCATGGCGATGTCACGCCACAGCCTGTGGACACCGGCAAACTGCCGGATCTGGGCACGGAGCCCTTGGTGGAAAACCCGTTCCGCGAAGGTAACGAGTACGGCAATCTCAATGCCGAGGCGGTCGAGGTGGGCAAGGCCGGTTATGCCGGCAACTGCGCCGTGTGCCATGGCATCGAGGCTATGTCCGGTGGCCTGACACCGGATTTGCGCGAGCTGTCCGAGTGGGACGACGAGTACTTTATCGGCCGGGTGCTGAACGGCACCGAGCGTGGCATGCCGTCGTTCAAGCAGAACCTGGACCAGAACGCGATCTGGGCGATCAAGACCTATGTCGAGTCGGTTCCCAAGCCGGAGTGA
- a CDS encoding ABC transporter substrate-binding protein, producing the protein MRTPLRIAAFLILQTVLIAAPAAESLDVRIGYIQWKPDPGPVLSNILPEPEDAGLRGAELGIEDNNTTGRFLKQTYHLDAVMAESPDAARAELKRMRDAGIELLVLNVPADLLRELTDAAGPDTLVFNAGAPDNHLRTTDCQAQLLHTAPSRAMLTDALAQWLAKRQWREIFLITGSTEGDKAWAESFRRSVKRFGVKIVEDKPWTFDGDLRRTASSELPRFTQGDDYDAVVVADERGDFGEYVPFNTWLPRPVVGTQGMMPVAWHRVVESWGAAQLQSRFEELADRPMNSDDYAAWAAVRSIGEAVIRTSQVDHVTLRDYIFSDNFQLAGFKGRKLDYRRWNGQLRQPIPLVHPRALVSQSPQDGFLHPTTELDTLGFDAAESQCRING; encoded by the coding sequence ATGCGCACACCCTTACGGATCGCCGCTTTCCTGATCCTGCAAACCGTCCTGATCGCCGCCCCGGCCGCTGAGAGCCTGGACGTGCGCATCGGCTACATCCAGTGGAAACCCGACCCAGGGCCAGTCCTTTCCAACATCCTGCCGGAACCGGAAGACGCCGGATTGCGCGGCGCGGAACTGGGCATCGAGGACAACAACACCACCGGCCGCTTTCTCAAGCAGACCTACCATCTCGACGCAGTCATGGCGGAGTCTCCCGATGCCGCAAGAGCCGAACTCAAACGCATGCGCGACGCCGGTATCGAGCTGTTGGTGCTGAACGTGCCGGCGGACCTGCTGCGCGAGCTGACGGACGCCGCCGGCCCTGACACCCTGGTCTTCAACGCCGGCGCGCCGGACAACCACTTGCGCACCACCGACTGCCAGGCCCAGCTCCTGCACACCGCCCCCAGCCGCGCGATGCTCACCGACGCCCTGGCCCAGTGGCTGGCCAAACGCCAATGGCGCGAGATCTTCCTGATTACCGGCAGTACCGAGGGCGACAAGGCCTGGGCCGAGTCCTTCCGCCGTTCGGTCAAACGCTTTGGCGTAAAGATCGTGGAGGACAAGCCCTGGACCTTCGATGGCGACCTGCGCCGCACCGCCTCCAGCGAGTTGCCGCGCTTCACCCAGGGCGACGATTACGATGCGGTGGTGGTGGCCGACGAGCGCGGGGATTTCGGCGAGTACGTGCCCTTCAATACCTGGTTGCCGCGCCCGGTGGTCGGCACCCAGGGCATGATGCCCGTCGCCTGGCATCGCGTGGTGGAAAGCTGGGGCGCCGCACAATTGCAAAGCCGTTTCGAAGAACTCGCCGACCGGCCCATGAACAGCGACGACTATGCCGCCTGGGCCGCGGTACGCAGTATCGGCGAGGCCGTCATCCGCACCAGCCAGGTCGATCACGTCACCCTGCGCGACTATATCTTCTCGGACAACTTCCAGCTCGCCGGCTTCAAGGGCCGCAAACTCGACTATCGCCGCTGGAACGGGCAACTGCGCCAGCCCATTCCCCTGGTGCATCCGCGCGCTCTGGTGTCGCAATCCCCCCAGGACGGCTTCCTTCACCCAACGACGGAACTGGACACCCTCGGCTTCGACGCGGCGGAAAGCCAGTGCCGCATCAACGGTTAA
- a CDS encoding YVTN family beta-propeller repeat protein, whose amino-acid sequence MNNPLHALSLALGLTFTLLAPAFADLAYVSNEKDNTLSVIDMNSLEVVNTIDVGQRPRGILMSKDNTLLYICASDDDTVQVLDLATRRIVDTLPSGEDPEQFALHPNNRHLYIANEDDAIVTIVDVKTKEVLGQIDVGLEPEGMAVSPDGKWAVNTSETTNMLHWIDTETLELVDNTVVDQRPRHVEFTKDSKIAWASSEIGGTVTIVNVDDRKILKTLTFEINGVHPDKVQPVGIKLTSDGKYAFVALGPANHVAVVDAQTYEVLDYLLVGGRVWQLDFSADESLLLTTNGVTGDVSVIDVDDLVVIKSIKVGRYPWGVVVTPEAKSPEA is encoded by the coding sequence ATGAACAACCCCCTGCACGCGCTCAGCCTGGCCCTCGGCCTGACCTTCACGTTACTGGCTCCCGCCTTCGCCGACCTGGCCTACGTCTCCAACGAGAAGGACAACACCCTGTCGGTGATCGACATGAACAGCCTGGAGGTGGTGAACACCATCGACGTCGGCCAGCGCCCGCGGGGCATCCTGATGTCGAAGGACAATACGCTGCTATACATTTGCGCCAGTGACGACGACACCGTGCAGGTGCTCGACCTGGCCACTCGCCGGATCGTCGACACCCTACCCTCCGGCGAAGACCCGGAGCAGTTTGCGCTGCACCCCAATAACCGCCATCTTTATATTGCCAACGAGGACGACGCCATCGTCACCATCGTCGATGTAAAGACCAAGGAGGTACTGGGCCAGATCGACGTGGGCCTGGAACCCGAAGGCATGGCGGTGAGCCCCGACGGCAAGTGGGCGGTCAACACCAGCGAGACCACCAACATGCTGCACTGGATCGATACCGAGACCCTCGAACTGGTGGACAACACCGTGGTCGACCAGCGCCCGCGCCATGTGGAGTTCACAAAGGACAGCAAGATCGCCTGGGCCTCCTCCGAGATCGGCGGCACCGTCACCATCGTCAACGTGGACGACCGCAAGATCCTCAAGACGCTGACCTTCGAGATCAACGGCGTGCACCCGGACAAGGTGCAGCCGGTGGGCATCAAGCTCACCTCGGACGGCAAGTACGCCTTCGTCGCCCTCGGCCCGGCCAACCATGTGGCGGTGGTGGACGCCCAGACCTATGAAGTGCTGGACTACCTGCTGGTGGGTGGCCGCGTGTGGCAACTGGACTTCAGCGCGGATGAGTCCCTGCTGCTGACCACCAATGGCGTGACCGGCGATGTCTCCGTCATCGATGTGGACGACCTCGTGGTCATCAAATCCATCAAGGTGGGCCGCTACCCCTGGGGGGTGGTCGTCACGCCTGAGGCCAAATCCCCAGAAGCATGA
- a CDS encoding ABC transporter ATP-binding protein, whose translation MTIEVDRVSFQYGRRPVLREVSFDLTPGAFHAMLGPNGAGKSTLFGLITRLLALQSGDIKLRGRSLREQPAAAMQEIGVVFQQNALDLDLTVRQNLMYHAALHGMARKAARQRCDAELARFDLTERANDSVRQLNGGHRRRVEIARALLHHPSLLLLDEPTVGLDVPSRKALNAHVRRLCADDGLTVLWATHLIEEVEPQDRILILHEGQLLADGHGDAICQAQGQPTLADTFQALTGESQHRADTASQT comes from the coding sequence ATGACCATCGAAGTCGATCGCGTCAGTTTCCAGTACGGGCGGCGGCCCGTGCTCCGGGAGGTCAGTTTCGACCTGACCCCCGGCGCCTTCCACGCCATGCTCGGGCCCAACGGCGCGGGCAAGTCCACCCTGTTCGGCCTCATCACCCGGCTGCTTGCACTGCAATCCGGCGATATCAAGTTGCGGGGCCGTTCCCTGCGTGAACAGCCCGCCGCCGCGATGCAGGAAATCGGCGTGGTGTTCCAGCAGAACGCCCTGGACCTGGACCTGACCGTGCGTCAGAACCTGATGTACCACGCCGCCCTGCACGGCATGGCCCGGAAAGCCGCCCGCCAACGCTGCGACGCCGAACTGGCCCGCTTCGACCTCACCGAACGGGCCAACGACAGCGTGCGCCAGCTCAACGGCGGCCACCGCCGACGGGTGGAAATCGCCCGCGCCCTGCTGCACCACCCCAGCCTGCTGTTACTCGACGAACCCACCGTCGGCCTGGATGTCCCCAGCCGCAAGGCCCTCAACGCCCATGTCCGCCGCCTGTGCGCCGACGACGGCCTGACCGTGCTCTGGGCCACCCACCTGATCGAGGAAGTGGAACCGCAGGACCGCATCCTCATCCTGCACGAAGGCCAGCTCCTCGCCGACGGCCACGGCGACGCCATCTGCCAGGCCCAGGGCCAGCCCACCCTGGCGGATACGTTCCAGGCCCTCACGGGCGAAAGCCAACACCGGGCGGATACCGCCAGCCAAACATGA
- a CDS encoding ABC transporter permease produces MRPAHYWHCFVGIQIREWLRFWQQRTRFASALVRPLLWLVVFAAGFRAVLGVSIIPPYDTYITYETYIAPGLCGMITLFNSMQGALSMVYDRELGSMRVLLMSPLPRPFLLVTKLLAMGVVSVAQVYVFLLIAWFFDVEPPPMGYLAVFPALLLTALMLGALGLIIATWIKQLENFAGVMNFVIFPMFFLSSALYPLWKMQDASPVLYWICQVNPFTHAVEAIRFALYLEWSPVAFGVLVGVTGVLAIGASVGFRPQRTRIIGVKAG; encoded by the coding sequence ATGCGACCGGCCCACTACTGGCACTGCTTCGTCGGCATCCAGATCCGCGAATGGCTGCGCTTCTGGCAGCAACGCACCCGCTTCGCCAGCGCCCTGGTGCGCCCGCTGCTCTGGCTGGTGGTCTTCGCCGCCGGCTTCCGCGCCGTACTGGGCGTGTCCATCATCCCGCCCTACGACACCTACATCACCTACGAAACCTACATCGCCCCCGGCCTGTGCGGCATGATCACCCTGTTCAACTCTATGCAGGGTGCACTGTCCATGGTCTACGACCGGGAACTGGGCAGCATGCGCGTGCTGCTCATGAGCCCTCTGCCCCGCCCCTTCCTGCTGGTCACCAAACTGCTCGCCATGGGCGTGGTGTCCGTCGCCCAGGTGTATGTGTTCCTGCTCATCGCCTGGTTCTTCGACGTCGAGCCCCCGCCGATGGGCTACCTCGCCGTCTTCCCCGCCCTGCTCCTCACCGCCCTCATGCTCGGCGCCCTCGGCCTCATCATCGCCACCTGGATCAAGCAACTGGAGAACTTCGCCGGGGTGATGAACTTCGTGATCTTTCCGATGTTCTTCCTCTCCTCGGCGCTGTATCCGCTATGGAAGATGCAGGATGCCAGTCCGGTGCTGTATTGGATCTGCCAGGTGAATCCGTTTACCCATGCTGTTGAGGCGATTCGGTTTGCGCTTTATCTCGAGTGGAGCCCGGTGGCGTTTGGGGTTTTGGTGGGGGTGACGGGGGTGCTGGCGATTGGGGCTTCGGTGGGGTTTCGGCCTCAGAGGACGAGGATTATTGGGGTGAAGGCGGGCTGA